Genomic window (Haloarcula limicola):
GTACAGCGGGAACAACACCACGAACGACCACGTCAGCAAGACGGCGTGGCGAATTACCGTGACGAGTTTCTCCCGCGTTTCCTTATCTAAGCGCTGGGACGCTCCCGGTTCGATATCTTGCGTCGCCATCAGTCCCACACCCCCTCGAAGCCGACCTTCGCGATGACGATATTCGCGATCGCGATCACGAAGACGAGGTAGACGACGGCGATGGCGGCCGCCACGCCCATCTGGTTGTTGATGAACATCTGTTCGTAGATGTTGATGCTGACGAGTTGGGTCGCCGTCCCCGGGCCGCCGTTCGTGAGACCGTAGACGACGCCGAAGGTGCGGAACAGGTCGATGAGCCGGATGAGGGTGGCGACGAACACCACGGGCTTCATGTAGGGGATAATGACGTGGACGTAGCGCCGCCACAGCGGCGCA
Coding sequences:
- a CDS encoding carbohydrate ABC transporter permease, which encodes SDIPLLTVILLDTWNWTPFMFIIFYAGLSSVPDTLVEASRVDGAPLWRRYVHVIIPYMKPVVFVATLIRLIDLFRTFGVVYGLTNGGPGTATQLVSINIYEQMFINNQMGVAAAIAVVYLVFVIAIANIVIAKVGFEGVWD